One segment of Halalkalicoccus tibetensis DNA contains the following:
- a CDS encoding initiation factor 2B-like protein: MSETVIPFLRANGRVLLVRRGTADGEWDVPVRNGEEGFEGTARELAREWLPDGEATLVRAGDPVEVDDRRLHPFLFDCEPNGVGKRADWVHPTALRHDGPPGRWQAYRAVSPSVGSVRDDRTHGSAYLSIRALEVLRDRAAQGADPPALVERATDLLEARPSMAALGNRVNRAMFEAGGSKGAAALEDAAKAGIDRAAGADRRAAERAAELIEGIVLTLSRSGTVRGALSAGEPDRIVVLESRPDREGADVAEELAGSLDVTVTLDAAVSHVMPEVDHVLVGADTVLADGSVINKVGTRTTAVVAAREGVPVHAVAAVDKVSPSESPILESVDRGALTDDDRVGVDCPLFDRTPPELVAGVITEEGVLDADGIEAAASDHERRSRWKGSNGSTG, translated from the coding sequence ATGTCCGAGACAGTGATCCCGTTTCTCCGGGCGAACGGGCGGGTGCTCCTGGTCCGGCGGGGGACGGCCGACGGGGAGTGGGACGTTCCAGTACGAAATGGAGAGGAGGGGTTCGAGGGGACGGCCCGGGAGCTCGCCCGCGAGTGGCTCCCCGACGGGGAAGCGACCCTCGTGCGTGCCGGCGACCCGGTGGAGGTCGACGATCGACGACTCCACCCGTTCCTGTTCGACTGCGAGCCGAACGGAGTGGGGAAGAGGGCGGACTGGGTCCACCCGACGGCGCTCCGTCACGACGGACCGCCCGGCCGCTGGCAAGCCTATAGGGCGGTCTCGCCGTCGGTCGGGAGCGTCCGCGACGATCGGACTCATGGCTCGGCGTATCTCTCGATCCGGGCGCTGGAGGTGCTTCGCGACCGGGCGGCCCAGGGGGCCGACCCGCCGGCGCTGGTCGAGCGCGCGACCGACCTGCTGGAGGCCCGTCCGAGCATGGCGGCGCTCGGAAACCGGGTCAATCGGGCGATGTTCGAGGCCGGCGGATCGAAAGGTGCCGCCGCCCTCGAGGACGCGGCGAAGGCGGGGATCGACCGCGCGGCCGGGGCCGACCGGCGGGCCGCCGAGCGCGCCGCGGAACTGATCGAGGGGATCGTGCTGACGCTCTCGCGCTCGGGGACGGTCCGCGGGGCGCTGTCGGCGGGCGAGCCCGACCGGATCGTGGTCCTCGAGTCGCGGCCGGACCGCGAGGGGGCCGACGTGGCCGAGGAGCTCGCCGGGTCGCTCGACGTGACGGTCACCCTCGACGCCGCCGTCTCGCACGTCATGCCAGAGGTCGATCACGTTCTCGTGGGTGCGGACACCGTCCTCGCCGACGGGAGCGTGATCAACAAGGTCGGCACGCGGACGACCGCGGTCGTCGCCGCCCGCGAGGGGGTGCCGGTCCACGCCGTGGCCGCCGTCGACAAGGTCAGCCCGTCGGAGTCGCCGATACTGGAATCGGTCGACCGCGGGGCCCTCACGGACGACGATCGGGTGGGGGTCGACTGCCCGCTGTTCGACCGCACGCCGCCGGAACTCGTGGCCGGCGTGATCACCGAGGAGGGGGTACTGGATGCCGACGGGATCGAAGCGGCGGCGTCCGATCACGAACGCCGCTCGCGGTGGAAAGGGTCAAACGGCTCGACGGGGTAG
- the ddh gene encoding D-2-hydroxyacid dehydrogenase translates to MQIDRLGIHDSVSAVFPPEQLRDALSGTGPDVGIVDDQSARECDGVVTFAHEEEFLDCDWIHSIQAGYDRFPLDELENRGVVLTNSTGIHGDSVGETVAGYMLMLARRLGQYARQQERTEWDRPAWDVPFTLAGESVCVVGLGTLGRGIAERANALGMEVTGVRRSGEPVEGVDRVYASGDLHEAIAGPTFVALATPLTEETRGLIGEAELAAMDEGSHLINVARGGVVDQEALISALDEEGIRGAALDVFAEEPLPEGSPLWTMEDVLVTPHAAAYTRGYYESIAGLVQTNLERVGADEPFENRVV, encoded by the coding sequence ATGCAGATCGATCGGCTCGGCATTCACGACTCGGTGAGCGCCGTCTTCCCGCCCGAGCAGCTCCGCGACGCGCTGTCCGGGACGGGCCCGGACGTCGGGATCGTCGACGACCAAAGCGCGCGCGAGTGCGACGGGGTCGTCACGTTCGCCCACGAGGAGGAGTTCCTCGACTGTGACTGGATCCACTCGATCCAGGCGGGCTACGACCGGTTCCCGCTCGACGAGCTGGAAAATCGGGGGGTCGTCCTCACCAACAGCACCGGGATCCACGGCGACAGCGTCGGCGAGACGGTGGCGGGCTACATGCTCATGCTCGCGCGCCGGCTCGGCCAGTACGCCCGCCAGCAGGAGCGAACGGAGTGGGATCGTCCCGCGTGGGACGTGCCGTTCACCCTCGCGGGCGAGTCGGTCTGCGTGGTGGGCCTCGGCACCCTCGGACGCGGGATCGCCGAGCGGGCGAACGCGCTGGGAATGGAGGTCACGGGAGTCCGCCGCAGCGGCGAGCCCGTCGAGGGCGTCGATCGGGTCTACGCGAGCGGTGATCTCCACGAGGCGATCGCGGGGCCGACCTTCGTCGCGCTCGCGACCCCGCTGACCGAGGAGACGCGGGGGCTGATCGGCGAGGCGGAGCTGGCGGCGATGGACGAGGGGAGCCACCTGATCAACGTCGCTCGCGGAGGCGTCGTCGATCAGGAGGCGCTCATCTCGGCGCTCGATGAGGAGGGGATCCGCGGCGCGGCGCTCGACGTCTTCGCCGAGGAACCTCTGCCGGAGGGCTCGCCGCTCTGGACGATGGAGGATGTGCTCGTCACGCCCCACGCGGCGGCCTACACGCGCGGCTACTACGAGTCGATCGCCGGGCTCGTTCAAACGAACCTCGAGCGGGTCGGGGCGGACGAGCCCTTCGAGAACCGGGTCGTCTGA
- the engB gene encoding GTP-binding protein EngB codes for MFEGRPDRDSEIVFVGRSNVGKSTLMRAFTGHDFTTGQKPGVTRSPNHYDWAGQDFVFTDLPGFGFMEGVDEDARETIKTDIVRYIEDHSEEIRAGVLVVDGKAAVDIIDRHESRGEIPHDVEMFGFLREVGIPTVVAVNKMDKVDDRDERLDALCDRLGLPGPWQQWRDTIAPISAKRDQLDPLREALAEHLREQNRDDLLGFVV; via the coding sequence ATGTTCGAGGGGCGACCCGACCGGGACAGCGAGATCGTCTTCGTCGGCCGGTCGAACGTCGGCAAGTCGACGCTGATGCGGGCGTTCACCGGCCACGACTTCACCACGGGACAGAAGCCCGGCGTGACCCGATCGCCCAACCACTACGACTGGGCGGGCCAGGACTTCGTCTTCACCGACCTGCCGGGCTTCGGGTTCATGGAGGGCGTCGACGAGGACGCACGGGAGACGATCAAGACCGACATCGTCCGGTATATCGAGGACCACAGCGAGGAGATCCGCGCCGGCGTGCTCGTCGTCGACGGGAAGGCCGCCGTCGACATCATCGACCGCCACGAGTCCCGTGGCGAGATCCCCCACGACGTCGAGATGTTCGGCTTCCTGCGCGAGGTAGGGATCCCCACGGTGGTCGCGGTCAACAAGATGGACAAGGTCGACGACCGCGACGAACGGCTGGACGCGCTCTGTGACCGCCTGGGCCTCCCGGGGCCCTGGCAGCAGTGGCGCGATACGATCGCGCCGATCTCGGCCAAACGCGACCAGCTCGACCCCCTGCGGGAGGCCCTCGCCGAGCACCTCCGCGAGCAGAACCGCGACGATCTTCTCGGGTTCGTCGTCTGA
- a CDS encoding TIGR00341 family protein — MRLVQVTIPAGKREAVLGALDGEGIDYVVTDETSGREYTGVVYFPLPDNAVEPVLDMLEELGLEDQSYTVVVDANTVVSRQFDDLEEKYATDDTDEERISRQELHAEASDMTPTFPVYATMTLISAVVATAGLLLDSPAVVVGSMVIAPLIGPALAASVGTVTDDDELFWTGVKYQALGLGLAIAGAAVFAWLLKTAQIVPPGVELAAIDEISERFTPDLLLLAVALGAGVAGVLALSTGISVAIVGVMIAAALIPPAAAAGIAIAWGLALPAIGATVLVLVNTVSVNLAGLVTLWYTGYRPRQWFETDAVERKLFRNVVVFTTIVLVLSAFLGAVTVSSHQASTLQQGIDEDIETTLEQAEYDHLTLLEVESEVGDETAYEQGAIVDFTQTISHVTVTVGYGADEGERGALADELHERINERADEEVSVQVQFIEIEER, encoded by the coding sequence GTGCGCCTGGTACAAGTCACGATCCCGGCCGGCAAGCGCGAGGCCGTTCTGGGGGCGCTCGACGGGGAGGGGATCGACTACGTCGTGACCGACGAGACCAGCGGCCGCGAGTACACCGGCGTCGTCTACTTCCCGCTGCCCGACAACGCCGTCGAACCGGTGCTGGACATGCTCGAGGAACTGGGGCTCGAGGACCAGTCCTACACGGTCGTCGTCGACGCCAACACGGTGGTCTCCCGACAGTTCGACGACCTCGAGGAGAAGTACGCGACCGACGACACCGACGAGGAACGGATCTCCAGACAGGAGCTCCACGCCGAGGCGAGCGACATGACGCCGACGTTCCCGGTCTACGCGACGATGACGCTGATCAGCGCGGTCGTCGCGACCGCCGGGCTGTTGCTCGACTCGCCGGCGGTGGTGGTGGGATCGATGGTGATCGCGCCGCTGATCGGGCCGGCCCTGGCCGCAAGCGTCGGCACCGTCACCGACGACGACGAGCTGTTCTGGACGGGGGTCAAGTACCAGGCGCTCGGCCTCGGGCTCGCGATCGCGGGGGCGGCGGTCTTCGCCTGGCTACTGAAGACCGCACAGATCGTCCCCCCGGGCGTCGAGCTCGCGGCGATCGACGAGATCAGCGAGCGCTTCACGCCCGACCTCCTCCTGTTGGCGGTCGCGCTCGGGGCCGGCGTCGCCGGCGTGCTCGCGCTCTCGACGGGGATCTCGGTCGCGATCGTCGGCGTGATGATCGCCGCCGCCCTGATCCCGCCCGCCGCGGCCGCCGGGATCGCGATCGCCTGGGGGCTCGCCCTGCCGGCGATCGGCGCGACGGTGCTCGTGCTGGTCAACACCGTCTCGGTCAACCTCGCGGGGCTGGTGACGCTCTGGTACACCGGCTACCGACCGCGCCAGTGGTTCGAGACCGACGCGGTCGAGCGCAAGCTCTTCCGTAACGTCGTCGTGTTCACGACGATCGTCCTCGTGCTGTCGGCGTTCCTCGGGGCCGTGACGGTCTCCTCGCATCAGGCCTCGACGCTCCAGCAGGGGATCGACGAGGACATCGAGACCACCCTCGAGCAGGCCGAGTACGACCACCTCACGCTGCTCGAGGTCGAGTCCGAGGTCGGCGACGAGACCGCGTACGAACAGGGCGCCATCGTCGACTTCACCCAGACGATCAGCCACGTGACGGTGACCGTCGGCTACGGAGCCGACGAGGGCGAACGCGGAGCGCTCGCCGACGAACTCCACGAGCGGATCAACGAGCGTGCTGACGAGGAGGTATCGGTTCAGGTCCAATTCATCGAAATAGAGGAGCGATAG
- a CDS encoding DUF389 domain-containing protein, whose translation MRLVRILVDDDDRESVVSVLQGKDVDYVVSGESADGDAALIEFPLPTDAVGDVLGSLDEAGYEETYTVISQVESAHTPNTETLMDRYADDFDPLTPRELKSKASDMSNDTWSFLALMLLAAWIATAGLLSDSPAIVVGSMVIAPIVGPALTASVGAVLGDREMLAASIRLQAMGLVAAVAGAAALAGLVRWGLFAQPELALGSIELIGVRVSPTLLALIAGTAAGAAAAFGLTTKGPMSLIGVMIAAALIPTAAATGIAVAWADPLIAAGTLVLLVITLVAINLSGTAVLFALGYRPDRALTAGSWRSVRVVVAVVLLLSVVVLAGAATASQVSHERTVHQAVHAELSEHEDVEAIAVRMEYGDLSPFTGPETVTVEATHEGEGDPPEDVADGIEERLGDSSDREIEVRVQFQEYQTAR comes from the coding sequence GTGCGACTTGTCCGGATCCTCGTCGACGACGACGACCGCGAGTCGGTCGTCTCCGTGTTGCAAGGCAAGGACGTCGATTACGTCGTCAGCGGCGAGAGCGCCGACGGCGATGCGGCCCTCATCGAGTTCCCCCTGCCGACCGACGCCGTCGGCGACGTGCTGGGCTCGCTCGACGAGGCGGGCTACGAGGAGACGTATACGGTGATCAGCCAGGTCGAGAGCGCCCACACGCCCAACACCGAGACGCTGATGGACCGCTATGCCGACGACTTCGACCCGCTGACGCCGCGCGAGCTCAAATCGAAGGCCAGCGACATGAGCAACGACACCTGGTCGTTCCTCGCGCTCATGCTGCTCGCGGCGTGGATCGCCACCGCCGGGCTGTTGAGCGACTCGCCGGCGATCGTCGTCGGCTCGATGGTGATCGCGCCGATCGTCGGGCCCGCGCTCACCGCGAGCGTGGGGGCGGTGCTCGGCGACCGTGAGATGCTCGCCGCGAGCATCCGCCTACAGGCGATGGGGCTCGTGGCGGCGGTCGCCGGCGCGGCCGCGCTGGCGGGGCTCGTCCGCTGGGGGCTGTTCGCCCAGCCCGAGCTCGCGCTCGGCTCGATCGAGCTGATCGGGGTCCGGGTCTCGCCGACGCTGCTCGCGCTGATCGCCGGCACCGCGGCGGGCGCGGCCGCGGCCTTCGGGCTCACGACCAAGGGCCCGATGTCGCTGATCGGCGTGATGATCGCCGCGGCGCTGATCCCGACGGCCGCGGCGACCGGGATCGCCGTCGCGTGGGCCGACCCCCTGATCGCCGCCGGCACGCTCGTCCTGCTGGTGATCACCCTCGTGGCGATCAACCTCTCGGGCACGGCCGTCCTGTTCGCGCTCGGCTACCGGCCCGACCGCGCGCTGACGGCGGGCTCGTGGCGCTCCGTTCGGGTCGTCGTCGCGGTCGTCCTGCTGCTCTCGGTGGTGGTGCTCGCCGGCGCCGCGACCGCGAGCCAAGTGAGCCACGAACGGACGGTCCACCAAGCCGTCCACGCCGAGCTCTCCGAACACGAGGACGTCGAGGCGATCGCCGTCCGGATGGAGTACGGCGACCTCTCGCCGTTCACCGGGCCCGAGACGGTGACGGTCGAGGCGACCCACGAGGGCGAGGGCGATCCGCCGGAGGACGTCGCCGACGGGATCGAGGAGCGCCTCGGCGACAGCAGCGACCGCGAGATCGAGGTCCGCGTGCAGTTCCAGGAGTACCAGACGGCCCGATAG
- a CDS encoding NOG1 family protein, translating into MIFEDLPTTPRSEELIDKAFSRAARSGRAKSGAEAQQSMLQTASNILSDNLENVVTSWPDFDLVDPFYYELADALVDVDELRQSLSEVGWASRKTKEIGREYQSKLRGDADLARKHRKQAFARLANVVEEVEDDLLMIGEARDQLRDLPDIDPDEPAIVVAGYPNVGKSTFVNHVTNARHETATYPFTTKGIGVGHLTRDHIRYQLVDTPGLLDRPPEDRNEIESQAVSALTHLADCVLVFVDASAACGYPLEAQLTLRDAVEAQFDVPVLTVCSKADRSRDIEADFYLSVEEGEGVEELVDGAIEAVGYEPELPFEG; encoded by the coding sequence ATGATTTTCGAGGACCTCCCGACGACCCCGAGATCGGAGGAACTCATCGACAAGGCGTTCTCGCGGGCGGCCCGGTCGGGGCGGGCCAAAAGCGGCGCGGAGGCCCAGCAGTCGATGCTCCAGACGGCGTCGAACATCCTCTCGGACAACCTGGAGAACGTCGTCACCTCCTGGCCCGACTTCGACCTGGTCGACCCCTTTTACTACGAGCTGGCCGACGCGCTGGTCGACGTCGACGAGCTCAGACAGAGCCTCTCGGAGGTGGGGTGGGCGAGCCGCAAGACCAAGGAGATCGGCCGGGAGTACCAGAGCAAGCTCCGGGGCGACGCCGACCTCGCACGAAAACACCGCAAGCAGGCGTTCGCGCGCCTCGCAAACGTTGTCGAGGAGGTCGAGGACGACCTCCTGATGATCGGCGAGGCCCGCGACCAGCTGCGGGACCTCCCCGACATCGACCCCGACGAGCCGGCGATCGTCGTCGCGGGCTACCCCAACGTCGGCAAGTCGACGTTCGTCAACCACGTGACGAACGCCCGCCACGAGACGGCGACCTACCCCTTCACGACCAAGGGGATCGGCGTCGGTCACCTCACGCGCGACCACATCCGCTACCAGCTCGTCGACACGCCCGGGCTGCTCGATCGCCCGCCGGAGGACCGAAACGAGATCGAGTCCCAGGCCGTGAGCGCGCTGACCCATCTGGCCGACTGCGTGCTCGTCTTCGTCGACGCCAGCGCGGCCTGTGGCTACCCGCTCGAGGCCCAGCTGACGCTCCGGGATGCGGTCGAGGCGCAGTTCGACGTGCCGGTGCTCACCGTCTGTAGCAAGGCCGACCGCTCGCGGGACATCGAGGCTGACTTCTATCTGAGCGTCGAGGAAGGGGAGGGCGTCGAGGAGCTCGTCGACGGCGCGATCGAGGCCGTCGGCTACGAGCCCGAACTGCCCTTCGAAGGATAG
- a CDS encoding DUF5518 domain-containing protein, with product MTDWRAVGYGFVVTFLVGAIGLAIPGLGQLTAGLVGGFVAGYVARGGLARGFWHGLLAGSLGGLVVGLLLWLAIAVVGLAGGPVGGAAGALTGFGVFAVAAVIALVMAVESAVAGAIGAVLND from the coding sequence ATGACGGACTGGCGCGCGGTGGGTTACGGGTTCGTGGTGACGTTTCTCGTGGGCGCGATCGGCCTCGCGATCCCGGGGCTGGGCCAGCTCACGGCGGGGCTGGTCGGCGGGTTCGTCGCCGGCTACGTCGCACGCGGCGGCCTCGCGCGCGGGTTCTGGCACGGGCTATTGGCGGGCAGTCTGGGCGGGCTCGTCGTCGGCCTGCTGCTGTGGCTCGCGATCGCGGTCGTCGGGCTCGCGGGCGGGCCCGTCGGCGGGGCGGCCGGCGCGCTCACGGGCTTCGGCGTCTTCGCCGTCGCCGCGGTGATCGCGCTGGTGATGGCCGTCGAGAGCGCGGTCGCCGGCGCGATCGGCGCGGTGCTGAACGACTAA
- a CDS encoding ASCH domain-containing protein, whose amino-acid sequence MGEIDPDALLPNDHVKSAVKEGEVTQLSRGATNRYAEEGDTFELDDETFAVVDVEERTLGELTDEDARREGSADLESYRERMVAVHGSDFEWDGTSEIVSYRFERR is encoded by the coding sequence ATGGGAGAGATCGACCCCGACGCGCTGTTGCCGAACGACCACGTGAAGAGCGCGGTGAAGGAGGGCGAGGTGACCCAGCTCAGCCGCGGCGCGACGAACCGCTACGCCGAGGAGGGCGACACCTTCGAGCTCGACGACGAGACGTTCGCGGTCGTCGACGTCGAGGAGCGGACGCTGGGCGAGCTGACCGACGAGGACGCGAGGCGCGAGGGCTCTGCGGACCTCGAGTCCTACCGCGAACGGATGGTCGCCGTCCACGGGAGCGACTTCGAGTGGGACGGGACGAGCGAGATCGTCAGCTACCGGTTCGAGCGTCGTTAG
- the hisE gene encoding phosphoribosyl-ATP diphosphatase, which yields MNDGGEPADDVVDELFAVIEDRKAELPEGSYTASLFTHEKGENAVLEKLGEETTEVILAAKDDANDELAAESADLVYHLLVLFSMKDMDLEDLRAELEERR from the coding sequence GTGAACGACGGGGGCGAGCCCGCCGACGACGTCGTCGACGAGCTCTTCGCCGTCATCGAGGACCGAAAGGCGGAGCTGCCGGAGGGCTCCTACACGGCCTCGCTGTTCACCCACGAGAAGGGGGAGAACGCGGTCCTCGAGAAGCTCGGCGAGGAGACCACGGAGGTGATCCTCGCCGCGAAGGACGACGCGAACGACGAGCTGGCCGCCGAGTCGGCCGACCTGGTCTACCATCTACTAGTTCTTTTCTCGATGAAGGACATGGATCTCGAGGACCTCCGCGCGGAGCTCGAGGAACGGCGCTAA
- a CDS encoding bifunctional nuclease family protein encodes MDATIDSVRVAGTPDGPVPVVVLAAEGEEDVLPIFIGFEEANSIAHGMDAYDIGRPLTHDLLLDVMEELGGRIERVEITEVSGEGTYIADLHLEGPRQSLTVDARPSDSLALAARTNAPIELSNEVFEQGRQAGEQFEELADIREVGELMGDEP; translated from the coding sequence ATGGACGCCACCATCGATTCGGTGCGTGTCGCCGGCACGCCCGACGGTCCGGTCCCCGTCGTCGTCCTCGCCGCGGAGGGCGAGGAGGACGTCCTCCCCATCTTCATCGGCTTCGAGGAGGCCAACAGCATCGCCCACGGCATGGACGCCTACGACATCGGCCGCCCGCTGACCCACGACCTCCTGCTCGACGTGATGGAGGAGCTCGGTGGGCGCATCGAGCGCGTCGAGATCACCGAGGTCAGCGGCGAGGGGACCTACATCGCGGACCTCCACCTCGAGGGACCCCGCCAGTCGCTGACCGTCGACGCCCGCCCGAGCGACTCGCTGGCGTTGGCCGCCCGAACCAACGCGCCCATCGAGCTCTCGAACGAGGTGTTCGAGCAGGGCCGCCAGGCCGGCGAGCAGTTCGAGGAGCTCGCGGACATCCGTGAGGTCGGCGAGCTCATGGGGGACGAGCCGTGA
- the pdxT gene encoding pyridoxal 5'-phosphate synthase glutaminase subunit PdxT, whose protein sequence is MSLVAGVLAVQGNVSEHAQALARAGAAYDTGIEVREVRSSGVVPDCDLLCMPGGESTTISRLVHGEGIAPEIREHVERGKPLLATCAGLIVAGRGSDDRVETLGLLDAEVERNAFGRQVDSFETNLDVAGLDEPFPAVFIRAPAVVDAGCEVLATVDDRSVAVRQGPIVGTAFHPELTDDPRLHRLALLESPSVTP, encoded by the coding sequence ATGAGTCTCGTCGCCGGCGTCCTCGCCGTCCAGGGTAACGTCTCCGAACACGCACAGGCGCTCGCCCGGGCGGGCGCCGCCTACGACACCGGGATCGAGGTCCGGGAGGTCCGCTCGTCGGGCGTCGTCCCCGACTGTGACCTCCTCTGTATGCCCGGCGGGGAGTCGACGACGATCTCCCGGCTGGTCCACGGCGAGGGGATCGCTCCCGAGATCCGCGAGCACGTCGAGCGAGGAAAGCCCCTGCTCGCGACCTGTGCGGGGCTGATCGTGGCCGGTCGGGGTAGTGACGACCGGGTCGAGACCCTCGGCCTGCTCGACGCCGAGGTCGAGCGGAACGCCTTCGGCCGGCAGGTCGACAGCTTCGAGACGAATCTGGACGTCGCGGGCCTCGACGAGCCGTTCCCGGCGGTCTTCATCCGCGCGCCGGCGGTGGTCGACGCCGGATGCGAGGTGCTCGCGACGGTCGACGATCGATCCGTGGCCGTCCGCCAGGGCCCGATCGTGGGGACGGCGTTTCATCCCGAGCTCACCGACGACCCGCGGCTCCATCGCCTCGCCCTCCTCGAGTCGCCGTCGGTCACACCGTAG
- a CDS encoding preprotein translocase subunit Sec61beta, with the protein MSSGQNSGGLMSSAGLVRYFDAEDRNAITVDPKAVMVFCVLFGIFVQILNAVGV; encoded by the coding sequence ATGAGCAGCGGACAGAACAGCGGCGGGCTGATGTCGAGCGCCGGACTGGTTCGGTACTTCGACGCCGAGGACCGCAACGCGATCACGGTCGACCCGAAGGCGGTGATGGTGTTCTGTGTCCTCTTCGGCATCTTCGTCCAGATCCTGAACGCCGTCGGCGTGTAG
- a CDS encoding thioredoxin family protein: MAVTLKDFYADWCGPCKTQDPILEELEEDWEDRFSVEKVNVDEDQETANEYQVRSLPTLIVENDDGVVERFVGVTQRDDLESALEDAGA; encoded by the coding sequence ATGGCTGTAACCCTGAAAGACTTTTACGCCGACTGGTGTGGCCCCTGCAAGACCCAGGACCCGATCCTCGAGGAGCTCGAGGAGGACTGGGAGGACCGATTCAGCGTCGAGAAGGTCAACGTCGACGAGGACCAGGAGACCGCAAACGAGTACCAGGTCCGCTCGCTGCCGACCCTGATCGTCGAGAACGACGACGGCGTCGTCGAGCGGTTCGTCGGCGTGACCCAGCGCGACGACCTCGAGAGCGCCCTCGAGGACGCCGGCGCGTAG
- the npdG gene encoding NADPH-dependent F420 reductase has translation MRIALCGGTGDIGAGLALRFACDTDHELLIGSRDPEKARATVEEYRETLEDRDLEASIKGFDNAMAADRADVVVLAVPPYHVRDTVESIADRLDSSTTLVSPAVGMQRDDAGLHYNRPSAGSVTAMVAASAPDEVPIVGAFHSLSAGKLADLDRELSEDTLLVGDDEDGLDTVERLAEGIEGLRALRAGPIANAAEVESLTPLLINLAGNNADLHDVGVRFE, from the coding sequence ATGCGAATCGCACTCTGTGGCGGCACCGGCGACATCGGCGCGGGGCTCGCGCTGCGCTTCGCCTGCGACACCGACCACGAGCTCCTGATCGGCTCGCGCGACCCCGAGAAGGCCCGCGCGACGGTCGAGGAGTACCGTGAAACGCTCGAAGATCGGGACCTCGAGGCGTCGATCAAGGGGTTCGACAACGCGATGGCCGCCGACCGCGCCGACGTGGTGGTGCTCGCGGTCCCGCCCTATCACGTCCGCGACACCGTCGAGTCGATCGCCGACCGGCTCGATTCTTCTACTACGCTCGTCAGCCCCGCCGTCGGGATGCAGCGCGACGATGCGGGTCTCCACTACAACCGGCCCTCGGCTGGCAGCGTGACGGCGATGGTCGCCGCGAGCGCCCCCGACGAGGTCCCGATCGTCGGGGCGTTCCACAGCCTCTCGGCGGGCAAGCTCGCGGACCTCGATCGTGAACTCTCCGAGGACACGCTGCTCGTGGGCGACGACGAGGACGGGCTCGATACCGTCGAACGGCTCGCCGAGGGGATCGAGGGGCTTCGCGCCCTCCGTGCGGGCCCGATCGCGAACGCCGCGGAGGTCGAGTCGCTGACGCCGCTGCTGATCAACCTCGCGGGGAACAACGCGGACCTCCACGACGTGGGGGTCCGCTTCGAGTAA
- a CDS encoding TIGR01548 family HAD-type hydrolase produces MHADCVVLDVDGVLVDVADSYRRAIVESVERVYDATIEKEGIQAFKDAGGFNNDWELTDAAALFVLARQEGYPESVEGFTDRIAERGGGLDAAEAVVEAALAPEVAERVAGRWDRERLREVFQWLYLGEELYRELEGEPPGGVPDDHAGFIHGEPVLLNASTREWLAERPVGVLTGRPAAEAEIALSRVGLAVPDDHRFTMDDWGEGKPHPRALVTLAERFEAGSVAFVGDTLDDVRTATNAAEADPEREYHGIGVLTGGLTGEEGRRKYEAAGAAAVLDSVNDLPVLLE; encoded by the coding sequence ATGCACGCAGACTGCGTCGTCCTCGACGTCGACGGGGTTCTCGTCGACGTCGCCGACTCCTACCGGCGGGCGATCGTCGAGTCAGTCGAGCGCGTCTATGACGCCACCATCGAGAAGGAGGGGATCCAGGCGTTCAAGGACGCCGGCGGGTTCAACAACGACTGGGAGCTGACCGACGCGGCGGCCCTGTTCGTCCTCGCGCGCCAGGAGGGCTATCCCGAGTCCGTCGAGGGGTTCACCGACCGGATCGCGGAGCGGGGTGGCGGGCTCGACGCCGCGGAGGCCGTCGTCGAGGCGGCGCTCGCGCCCGAGGTCGCCGAGCGAGTCGCCGGGCGCTGGGATCGCGAGCGCCTCCGGGAGGTCTTCCAGTGGCTCTATCTCGGCGAGGAACTGTACCGCGAGCTCGAGGGCGAACCGCCGGGGGGCGTTCCGGACGACCACGCCGGCTTCATCCACGGCGAGCCGGTCCTGCTCAACGCGAGCACGAGGGAGTGGCTCGCGGAGCGTCCGGTGGGCGTCCTGACCGGCAGGCCGGCCGCCGAGGCGGAGATCGCCCTCTCGCGGGTCGGCCTCGCCGTCCCCGACGACCACCGGTTCACGATGGACGACTGGGGGGAGGGCAAACCCCATCCCCGGGCGCTGGTGACCCTCGCCGAGCGGTTCGAGGCCGGCTCGGTCGCGTTCGTCGGCGACACGCTCGACGACGTGCGCACGGCGACGAACGCCGCGGAGGCCGACCCCGAGCGGGAGTACCACGGCATCGGCGTCCTCACCGGCGGGCTGACCGGCGAGGAGGGCAGACGGAAGTACGAGGCGGCGGGCGCGGCGGCGGTGCTCGACTCGGTCAACGACCTGCCGGTGCTGCTCGAGTGA